The Branchiostoma lanceolatum isolate klBraLanc5 chromosome 5, klBraLanc5.hap2, whole genome shotgun sequence region ctatgggactacctttacctttttactgAAGTGTTCCTCATTGCTATGCAAGCAGAAAAGTTTGTGTCAAACTAACTTTAACATCAAATTACTGAATAGTAACACTATCCTCGTATGAGGCTATGCATGATATCTGACCTAAGCTTGTGACTTTGACATATCATTAAATGATTGACAGCAGACAGGAGGAGTGACTCACCCAGCACATACAGCTTGTTGTTCCTCAGGAAGATGCCGGTTGCGTATCTGGCAGTGGGCATGGGGGCCAGGCCCTTCCACCGGTCATTCTCGATGTCCAGACTCCGCAGGTGGTCCTGAGGGTTGGTGTCCACCCCCATCCCTCCCACTGCCAACACCTTACCGTCTGTGGGGAAACAATAGTCAGGACAGGTGATGAGGCTGATATGAACATAACGAATTATGATATCAAATTATTATTCACAAATTTCATTCAACTCCCCATGCTTGGAGCAGCAAATCATACACAGCAACGGTGTAGTACTACATAAGAGGGGAAACCACTCCAGTCAGTCGCTAAGGTAAAGACCCAATCACTAAGGGGGTATCAGGTTACCGGAGGCGCCCGCGGGCTCCCACGAGCCAATGCCTGGGAGCCCGTGAATCTGTCCAATTGTCATAAATAGTTTCAAAACGGTCCTCTcgttcaaatgaaataaaatttctgTTGCGTATCCCCCAAATGTCAGCCTTTCGATTCCTGTAGAAAAATCCGGGTGACTTTAGCCTGGACCCTGATGAATCCCACATTTTGAATGGGAAAACCAAAACGATATAACTGATTTTAATTGGCCCTAAAGTTTACTGATAATCCTTCATATTTGCAGTTTAGAGAACATAACCGTAAAATACAACCTTTTGTCTTAGGATTGTCTATATTTCGaattaaaaatattttcaagacCGTGAAAATGGCGAaaaatttcatgtttttacCTTTCATGAAccatatttcaacagtgcctgcattttcgaaaaatccctaacacagaaaccttgagaaaaccGTCAACTCTATTTCAAGCCGTCAATGAGGTAAATTGGACGCTTTTTGGTGTCAAGATGTATTGTCCAGACTATGGTTTGTATTTTAGAAAAATACGCTTTTTGTTCTGATGTAAAGCGGAAGGGAGAAAGGGCCATGCTAGCGCAGGTTTTCAGTGGATACCTgcatatgacctcaggtgacctccAAATCGAATGCGCGTTCTGTTTGATTTTACGTCAATCATGTCTGATCGAACGTGATAGAACATAACTCGAATTGGAAAAAAGTCTGGGACTTTTGAGGCCTAATTTGACAACCGTGAACATTTAATTTGGGGGGATATAATTTcatggcagggagaaaatgaagtgtttgtggTCAATTTAAGTTCTCTGTTGAAATAAAGCTTAAGGGAGTAGGTGGGTAAAAGACagaacattttatttatttaaatgtttgtgttggtttttagttcacagaagcgcaaacacaaaaccactgggaattttttcctcttttacagtataTGCTGAATGATGGTGACTGAATTTGAGGGTAAGGGTTAAGTGTTATGTTTGTCATGTTAATCAGGTTTACAACCGTTACTGTAACACTACAAATTACAGCAAATAAAGGAGAGTTGGGAAAGCCAGGGACACATGTATGTCTTAAATCTCAACTGTGATGTGACGGCAAAGGTTACCATATATCCTTATCTCTGACATGGCCTCCCTAAAAATTGTACAACATGTAACGTTTCTATCAGCGCAATGTTTACCTCTAGCGACAGCGGCGATGCCTAACGCTGCTGCCATGAGTGGCGTCAGCTGCGTCCATTTCCTCTCCACGATATCGAACACCTCCACGGCATCCAGCGGCGCCTGCGTCACGCTCACCCCGCCCAGAACCACGATCTTCTGCCCGACGGACACCGCGGCCGGCCCCGCCCTCTTCGTCGGCATGCCGTCCAACTTCTCCCACGTGCTCGCTGCCGGATCGTAGGCTTCAAACGCGTCGATGGGGACTCCGTTTTCCTCGCATCCACCAATGACGTACAGTTTTGCATCGGATCcctctgctgcagtacagaAGGAGCGATTGGTCGGCATCGGAGGGAAGTTTTCCCACTGGAACTGGACTCGGCCtcccgttgccatgacaactgtGGTGTACGAAGATCGGAGTAGACTGCTGTGTACAAATAAACAGAATGTCAGCCATGAAATTGtgtattatttgttttaccATATGCATCTTATGTACAAACGttagccttctccctgctgcgtaactctgtaaccaatctatcaatttggtgccaaatggctccTTCAGTGTCCTAAACGTTAAATGAAAGCTACTACAATTTGCATTTTTGGACTACATATAATTGTTTCATTAACTAGGCTTTTTAAgggatttcttttctttcttttttaaacatttccttGAAACAGAATCGTGATTGGCCAGCTAAAATATTTCTAGATCTAATGACAGTGTATCATTTCACTGAGTAATGCACGGATGACAGGTAAAAACTAAAAAAGGATAGAGTTTATTTGTGTTGGAAGTTTACATGGCAAATGTACAAAGCCAATTTAACTTTGTCGCAACATACACATGGGTGTTTGAACAAGATCTCATGacgtcctgggttcaaatcccctgataGACatttgacgttgtgcccttgggaaaagcactttattacacaaatttcctcacttcactcagatgaaaatgagtaccagtagcttcagttagggacatccctcggattgGACGTTAAATAATGTCTGTCCCATGTTCGTGGAGATCCACATCACGAGCATGTTAAGGAACCCATCACAACATATCGAAAAGAGTACtagaaggggtccttcccagtgtgagtgaatCATATAAATCTGACCAtacatgcagcttgtactcttcagtatacatctggtgtgttacgccttgaagCGGTTTATCGggtatacaaacaaacaaacaaacaaacaaacaaagcagtTTACAAATCATAGGACAGGTGTGACAAATTCACCGGGAgaagtgtgtgtgcacatgtgcaATATAGTTACTTCAATGTGTAAAGGTCACCAAGTAGTGCTACTGCAGTTTCATTTATGTTCACTGGGATTTATTAATCTAATATTCTGGTTGGAGGATTTTGGATTCCCAAACCAAAGTGTGTATCATGTAGTACAATGGAAATATATCAATAGCAGTAGCATATTTGGATattgtgaaaatgaaacctgTGCTGCTAACATTTCCAGTTTTACAGTACAATTGTCTTTCAAATCCTGCTTATGTTACAAATCATCATCAACAAATCATGTACACATCATACCCTATTAAAGAGATGTAGGTTTGCCATAGCCACTTATGTAGGTCAGAATCTGAAACTATATTATGCAGTGttcgaaatacccacctgcagtctgcaatttgcagaaagattttgaagattgcagaagaaatattaaacaacctgcaattttgcagaatgaaaaaatcaggattgggattcaatggttctcaatttttcacacacatgtatgtttttcctgtttcaaactttgcttgtaaaaatcaaagatagagtgagaggataaaagattacagcaatgttgcaaagctagatataatATAAATAGGCATTATTAGATTGAAAAAGGTTGAAGTATGGAGGCTTgtatatttgcagaaaatattttcaaattgcagaacaaaatcttaacattctgcaatattgcagagcactgaaaaaaagtatttctaccactgttaTGTATATACTTGCTCGCATACATTGTGATTTGATGCCCATTATAAAATCACACAGGgatggtagcagcctcacggctcctggttccaactggttgctaactgggagaccccggttcaatcctgggtcaggatatctcggttggggctgcacccgtcaatgcggaagggacataaaaatgggggtcccgtgttcgaagagTGACTGTAACTGTTACCGTGCCTCAAGCAAGTTATCGAAAAGGGAAgagcaacctctccctgtaaaaatataccctgctactgaaacagcaaggaaacttgctgtcctatgtgccactaaGGGTCTGAGAGAACGATAAAATGATCATTTGAACAGTAACTAAAATTCGCTACAAATTTAGTACAACCAGTCTAACGGGGGATGCTCTAACATcgcacgtttttttacgcgctcgaactcacggcgccccatcgctggttgccagagagtggtcaggttttgatgaatgaattttgaacacattcatctaaagaacttacttggataagaaatgtattcagactgttcatgagcccttcacgctccgagttacaagcggcaaacgctgtgagacgttttcgcgaatgtacgttctgatttagtgctacgcttgatagtgtgcctaacttggcACGCTTTTATAATATTgttctcttcggaagttggtgatggagttaagaaaatgtaaatgaggcttgcagtctactatattctagctttcttttgaccgggaAATTTTGACTGtatgcacttctcacgtcatgtgataAAGGCTATacctagcgcatcccagctcatgatttcacgggaaataggctattACGCACTGTGTGcgtggcccgacgtacgtattgcaTGCGGCCCGACTGACAAATTAATTACGAAAAAACGCCAaggcttacatcaacaatactccgtctacttattgccTAATGTCTTCGCCATctttgtattcagtttccttttcatagacggtaccaatcacatgttagagcgtaacaaatctCTGAACCTCGCTGTGCGTTAAATCGCCCCGCCACCATCACGGCGAGGAAAagaggcgggaaaacaacgtcgccagacgacaccgatgtttacgttgtttttctttggtcagttttctactcaacaaacacttaaagacccaaatttttagtgttttatgaagttatatttcttacgtgaatgatagttgtgtgtcagcttggcacaggtcgtatatttaggccCCGGgacgtctagctacgcagtgaccctctactcagtctactcagcgctaccagcattattgtcaaaatattatttttcgacaaaacaagaaatgaatatgtacaaatatgttttgaatgcaaatgacagctatgtgcatgaacttcatttatttaccttccttatcagtatagtcagtggtcacaaacacagcgtacttatgcaaaatgaggtcagtaaaaaatccgtgcgatgttagggcgcgtgcgatgttcgggcgccccccgttaacCTCATATTTGGTACAACTAACGTTACAATAGTACAAGGTACTACTATGACAACGGGACTTTCCACAGACGACTATCAATACTCTAACTTTATCATATCACACTTTACCTGTTTATGTAGAGGAGAAAAGTGGGACTTCAGGTGTCCATGTACGTGAACAGCTGCAGCAACATGCACCAGCAAGAATCAGCTGTGGAATTTCGCGCCTGTTTTTACTTCCGGATTGTAGACGCCTCTGGATGCCGGAAATGGAATGTTACTTTAGATCGCTGGAGGGCGCTCCTGTACTGTGTGGTCTCAAAGCAGATCCGGTGTCACTGGATTGTTACACTAGATCGCTGGACGGCGCTCGTGACTGGTCTCAAAGCAGATTCGGTGTCCGGTGTTATCTCACTGATTCTTCCGATCAGATTGAGCGTATTTGGCGGCGGTTTGTACGTTTTTCTGGAGGTGTAAGCTTTTTACCAGGCTAGGAGGGTATCTGCACAAAGCTCGCATTTCGAGAAAAACGTACAAAGCCCCGACAAATACACTCAAAACACGCTCGACTGTTACATCTACCCAGAGATTTAGCCATACTAGTACAgacactgaaccttaatccgacacttttgagAAAATGCAGCGCAGAATCATTAATCAACAAGCGACCTTGTGAGTATTTCAGTAACTGTTGGGTGTATTATGTTTAGCGCTTCCCCAGTCATTACTGCACATGTATAAGCATTCCGATTATCGAGCCGTGGCCGGAAAACAAGGCTTGAAAATAGCGTCACTCATGAGCAAGTCCCCTGGGAAATATGTTCTAAATAGAACATTAATCCGACacaatacaatactgtaaatgcatttaagttcgcgcggTATTTGTttcgcgtggtttttgtttcgcgctaaggcgaaaatggagtgtttgcggtgcttttaagtttgtggcagcgctatagtcacatactactacAGAATTGGACAaaagtgttcgcagtggttttaagttcgcggagaaacggcgaacataaaacagcgcgaacatttctgcatttacagtagtgaatTTGTTTATCCTTGATTTTGCTCTATACAGTTAAAGCTGTTTGTCAATCTCTCCCGGTCAACCAAAAGCCAGTTACACCGAGGTAGAATAGACACACCATATCACAGTCGACACAATTGTCAACTACCGTGAACTAGTCATCAACCATCGTCCTAAAAATGCTATGGCTGCTCTAACTCCCACGACATGTCCGACGTGATAAAtacatgtcaaattttcctTCTCACCAGAACTTCAGGGCCTTTACTTACCATTGCACATTTTTATGTTGCCTACCTTACTGTATCTTAGAAGCTATCAGAATATTTTGCATATCAGCGCCAGGAGAGTACTGAAAaatgtcggattaaggttcactGCCGTTACATCGAAAACAGCTGTCGGGGTCTCAGTTAACGACAGGAAAGGGCAGAGGAAACCCATTTTAAACGGGCAGGGGGTACGATTTTAGGACAGCCAGCTTTATCACTATCATGAACATTTTTAAGTTCCCTGGAAAGGAGCTTGAGTAAGTGTATTGTTAAAATTTCCCAACTCTTTCCATAAGGCGGAGCAAGCTACTTTGATCTACCGTAATTCGGAACGATTTTTCCCTCCCCGTAATAGTAGTTGACTTCCTGACTTTGGTACGATGCGTAGATAGTCCTGCGGAATTTAGATTCGTCAGTGTTGAAGTTGCACTTTGTTTTTAAACACTGTTTTTGGTCTATTTCTTCATGTGAGGCTGGGCATGAACAGCAATGAGGGCCAATGAGGGAGAAGTGCTGAGATCGCTTTTGAtctatttgtttctttgaattCTTTACAACGTGAACCGGGGAGGAGAAAACAGGTGCATCTATGAGACTGGAGCTTCTTTGACAGGAGATCGATACATGCAGTTCTATTAGATCTGCcaggcgacgcttttgatccatgaacatagAGGTGCTACAGCAGAGAAATGTTCACTTATGACAAAAGTCGTTCTTTGCTTGTACGTGAGTTTCTCACATTTCGAATAGGGATCGGTCATCCAGGAAACGAAAAAAATAGGGCAAATGTTTGCAAAGAAGCAAGcgacctttccttggtgctgaacactattcgtTCACCCAAATAGTGTGTTCTGTATTGCACAAGGCAAAGATACACTAATAAAACTCATATAATATTTTGTCGCTTCTAAAGATGAATCACCCATTCCTGACCACTTTATGGTCGAgagatgttatgttatgttatgttatgttatgttatgttatgttatgttatgttatgttatgttatgttatgttatgttcgTACTTAGGTCAGTTAAtcttaagttttttttaaaatgtcgATTGTCATCTTTTATCCAAATCCTCTGTGATCGAAATATTAGGTAAAAAAATTAACATTCTGTACAATTTTAGGTGTGATTATGTTTTGAACAGTtaataatgtaaatattgtaattgtTCTTACACTACCaggtgcataaatgtgaaaattatgtgaatttgctgcaaaattccaagaaaatTGACATAATGTGAATCGCGAAATGTTATTATATGTGAAACAATTTGACCCTTTACAGttctaactacaaaatattatcgataCGAGAATAAAGGTTGATATCCCATTGAagtaaatgaaagaaaaatatcgAAAACAGCCATTAGTgggaaactttttttctgtctaaTAGCTACTAGTTACATGGTGTTGCGACTGAGTTGGAAGTGGGAAATTCTGATTAGCTTTAAGCCTAACATTTCACATTGTGACTAGATATTCAATAACGATTGTCTAACAGAGCCACATAACCCCTGCTATAAAGGTGCAATTTGTTTGTGTCACAACTTTTAATGTAAAATACATATTTGACTGTAGACTTTCGTGATTCGCAGTTTCATTAA contains the following coding sequences:
- the LOC136435736 gene encoding kelch domain-containing protein 8A-like, with protein sequence MATGGRVQFQWENFPPMPTNRSFCTAAEGSDAKLYVIGGCEENGVPIDAFEAYDPAASTWEKLDGMPTKRAGPAAVSVGQKIVVLGGVSVTQAPLDAVEVFDIVERKWTQLTPLMAAALGIAAVARDGKVLAVGGMGVDTNPQDHLRSLDIENDRWKGLAPMPTARYATGIFLRNNKLYVLGGRQGKEPCAAFEMYDISSNAWTKFPDIPSKRVFPQYVMSDSVIVSLGGLFTQGQDRRFSGTTETFDTEKGESGRWETHRPMKTKRADFVAGVLGEKVVIVGGLSVGGPQTSVEGFDLERKKWFNLPNLNTPLCSSAPLLYQGRLLAIGGMSAGPTNMVAALGIKK